The Vicia villosa cultivar HV-30 ecotype Madison, WI linkage group LG1, Vvil1.0, whole genome shotgun sequence genome includes a region encoding these proteins:
- the LOC131656149 gene encoding uncharacterized mitochondrial protein AtMg00810-like, with translation MTREFEMTDLGLMRFFLGLEVRQEETGIFISQEKYAKEILKKYKMENCNPISTPMEPGAKLSKFDGGERIEASKYRSLVGSLRYLTCTRPDLSLSVGIVSRVMEEPVYTHWKALKRILRYIQGTVSLGMFYSREEDYKLIGYSDSDWCGDVDDQKSTS, from the coding sequence ATGACACGTGAATTCGAGATGACAGATTTAGGTCTGATGAGATTCTTTCTTGGTCTGgaggttcgacaagaagaaacggGAATTTTCATTTCACAGGAGAAATATGCAAAAGAAATCTTGAAAAAATATAAGATGGAAAACTGTAATCCAATTTCGACGCCAATGGAACCAGGTGCAAAGTTGTCGAAATTTGATGGAGGAGAACGCATTGAAGCAAGCAAATATCGAAGTTTGGTAGGAAGTCTTCGATATCTCACATGTACAAGGCCAGATCTTTCGCTTAGTGTCGGAATTGTAAGTCGTGTCATGGAGGAACCAGTCTATACACATTGGAAGGCATTGAAAAGAATCCTTCGATACATCCAAGGAACTGTGTCACTTGGAATGTTTTATTCAAGAGAAGAAGATTACAAGTTGATTGGTTATTCCGACAGCGATTGGTGCGGAGATGTAGACGATCAAAAAAGCACCTCATGA